The proteins below come from a single Iocasia fonsfrigidae genomic window:
- a CDS encoding methylated-DNA--[protein]-cysteine S-methyltransferase, protein MHKKINITKSEIEGLKSKDSKMRMSLDSTDAFDVGNNVSYYDSPLGLIKIQSKEGSIIGLTFHKEKRYQEKIEDVLIEAKKQLGEYFSGKRKTFDLPLKITGTKFQTKVWKELINIPYGQTLAYKEIAVAIGNENASRAVGNANNKNKIGIIIPCHRVIGSNGKLVGYGGGLWRKKWLLEHEKKV, encoded by the coding sequence ATGCATAAAAAAATAAATATTACAAAAAGTGAAATAGAGGGTTTAAAAAGTAAAGATAGTAAAATGAGGATGTCACTTGATTCAACTGATGCTTTTGATGTTGGGAATAATGTGAGTTATTATGATTCTCCTTTAGGGTTAATAAAGATACAGTCTAAAGAAGGAAGCATAATAGGTTTAACATTTCATAAAGAAAAAAGGTATCAGGAAAAAATAGAAGATGTATTAATAGAAGCTAAAAAGCAGTTAGGTGAATATTTTAGTGGAAAAAGAAAAACATTTGATTTACCCCTTAAAATAACTGGGACAAAATTCCAAACCAAGGTCTGGAAGGAACTAATTAATATTCCATATGGACAAACTTTAGCATATAAAGAAATAGCAGTAGCTATTGGAAATGAAAATGCAAGTAGGGCAGTAGGAAATGCCAATAATAAAAATAAGATAGGTATTATTATACCCTGTCATAGAGTAATAGGTAGCAATGGTAAGTTAGTAGGATATGGGGGAGGTCTTTGGCGAAAAAAATGGCTTCTAGAACATGAAAAAAAGGTATAA
- a CDS encoding bifunctional transcriptional activator/DNA repair enzyme AdaA, with amino-acid sequence MRKSFAPIEMWEAVKNNNSNYDYMFYYGVKTTGVFCIPSCNSRTPLKDNVVYFRNVDEAIEKGFRPCKRCRPDLIGYNPEKKLVNEIKRLIETEYYLLKNVSSISEKIGLSKTQVYRLFREYLKFTPKEYLEKIRIEKACELLEDGILNNAEIGLEVGFASISAFYAVFRKQTGCSPGEFRD; translated from the coding sequence GTGCGAAAATCATTTGCCCCAATAGAAATGTGGGAAGCTGTTAAAAATAATAATTCGAATTATGATTATATGTTTTATTATGGTGTTAAAACTACAGGTGTTTTTTGTATACCATCATGTAATTCAAGAACACCATTGAAAGATAATGTTGTTTATTTTAGAAATGTAGATGAGGCTATAGAAAAAGGATTTCGCCCCTGTAAAAGATGTAGGCCTGATCTAATAGGGTATAATCCAGAGAAAAAATTAGTAAATGAAATCAAAAGATTAATAGAAACAGAATATTATTTATTAAAAAACGTATCCAGTATATCTGAAAAAATAGGGTTAAGTAAAACACAAGTTTATCGATTATTTAGAGAATATCTGAAATTTACACCAAAAGAGTATCTAGAGAAAATTAGAATAGAAAAAGCCTGTGAATTACTAGAAGATGGCATATTAAATAATGCTGAAATTGGGTTGGAAGTAGGATTTGCGAGTATATCAGCTTTTTATGCTGTGTTTCGTAAACAAACTGGATGTTCACCTGGTGAGTTTAGGGATTAG
- a CDS encoding class I SAM-dependent methyltransferase, with translation MNIENNLLMFIEQLNKVNYRKNIFYESSQDKHFLLGNYAVDYIISHRQEFIDYFNFTDKLQRKKFIGVVAEYSTKTIIETIFKLNQYVEITDKLRNRMNNLYRNFMETIFNRLSSNQAIGLNWLNGLVIEHQVQLREILNDIEELKIFPREKKIVDEIPCSEYRAVFQLDILGINIEEMCEPVLDIGCGSSARLVQYLHEQGIETYGIDRNVEKKPYVIEIDWFKFKLKPNYWGTIISHLSFTNHFKRTHFKMNGNYINYARRYMELLNSLKSGGSFFYTPDLPFVEQFLSPDLYLVNKKNIGKERLNFVKSENDFSIYSVQVKKTNND, from the coding sequence ATGAATATTGAAAATAATTTATTGATGTTCATAGAACAATTAAATAAAGTAAACTACAGAAAAAATATTTTTTATGAATCATCTCAAGATAAGCATTTCCTATTAGGGAATTATGCTGTTGATTATATAATATCTCACAGACAAGAATTTATTGATTATTTTAATTTTACTGATAAATTGCAAAGAAAAAAATTTATTGGAGTAGTAGCAGAATATTCTACTAAAACAATAATTGAGACTATATTTAAATTAAATCAATATGTTGAAATAACTGATAAACTAAGGAACAGGATGAATAATCTGTATAGAAATTTTATGGAGACTATATTTAATAGATTAAGTTCAAATCAAGCGATTGGCTTAAATTGGTTAAATGGACTTGTAATTGAACATCAGGTGCAATTAAGAGAAATTTTAAATGATATTGAAGAGTTAAAAATTTTCCCTAGAGAGAAAAAAATTGTAGATGAAATTCCCTGTTCAGAGTATAGAGCAGTTTTTCAACTTGATATTCTGGGTATTAATATAGAAGAGATGTGTGAGCCAGTTTTAGATATTGGTTGTGGTTCCAGTGCCAGATTAGTTCAATATTTACATGAGCAGGGTATAGAGACCTATGGTATAGATAGAAATGTAGAAAAGAAACCATATGTAATAGAAATCGATTGGTTTAAATTTAAACTAAAACCAAATTATTGGGGAACTATTATTTCACATCTATCTTTTACAAATCATTTTAAAAGAACTCATTTTAAAATGAATGGGAATTACATTAATTATGCCAGAAGATATATGGAATTACTCAATTCTTTAAAATCAGGAGGCAGTTTTTTCTATACCCCAGATCTGCCTTTTGTTGAACAATTTTTATCGCCTGATTTATATCTAGTTAACAAGAAAAATATTGGTAAAGAAAGATTAAATTTTGTAAAAAGTGAAAATGATTTTAGTATATATTCCGTACAAGTAAAGAAAACAAATAATGACTAA
- a CDS encoding DUF6323 family protein, translating into METNLSSKKYGLKLTEKDVSEIIKDRERVLNHQGRVELDIKVTVKIIEFLYSSPYVNQDNYSDTVIGLQEIFYYLKSETDDQIADDILLNKIFKLYENICAGSLELLRGREADKLINKIKYQDPDKEVADA; encoded by the coding sequence CTGGAGACTAATCTTAGCTCAAAAAAATATGGGCTAAAATTAACAGAAAAAGATGTTTCCGAAATTATTAAAGACAGAGAACGTGTACTAAATCATCAAGGTAGAGTTGAACTAGATATAAAAGTAACAGTAAAGATAATCGAATTTCTTTATTCGTCACCTTATGTAAATCAAGATAATTATTCTGATACAGTTATAGGATTACAAGAAATATTCTATTATTTAAAAAGTGAGACTGATGACCAAATTGCAGATGATATATTATTAAATAAAATATTCAAGCTCTACGAAAATATCTGTGCCGGATCCCTTGAACTTTTAAGGGGTAGAGAAGCGGATAAATTAATCAATAAAATTAAATATCAAGATCCAGATAAGGAGGTTGCTGATGCATAA
- a CDS encoding DUF6179 domain-containing protein, whose product MHNKIVTISKLKKENINKYHYTLSLLLEGQRKGLINKKTINSIHQQIIVILRELILKYTKGNSTSVKVETAENIQKSILYVIDFKLASYSNLEKSLFIIKKTDVKKIYEEGLILLKRIIEDAENLYAYIKENKLKIPLEVYNSTIEEALPVFFASYDINYNAHNTVTYVDYPLVFNDLKMQGIIYINDYLKNLNLETNFCGHFNINDIKNVLNNYGHLYNIDYRQTPINIFEIVINNSIFSAILSNNITDLNISESQYKILKGIFTQSTAYENKVIINEAINKIIAKIKNKDKNLINYIQQYKPLLITKILNTIKNDSLHNLIITDNTGVKKEKIVFSSSKSMSNDIFRSLVEKIRNSSDTADKITIITSKVKSMDDLIDILSADCLYADEFKELYKQISNVELAVLAKMIFLEEIRAGQFHLAGLIVNEDFDEEWQQQYVEFILELSKIQQRKIEQLIDKIEL is encoded by the coding sequence ATGCATAATAAAATTGTTACAATATCAAAATTAAAAAAAGAAAACATTAATAAATATCATTATACGCTCTCTCTTCTCCTAGAAGGGCAAAGAAAAGGACTTATAAATAAAAAAACAATCAATAGTATTCACCAACAAATAATAGTGATATTAAGAGAATTAATTCTAAAATATACTAAGGGAAACAGTACTTCTGTTAAAGTAGAGACTGCTGAAAATATTCAGAAATCCATCCTTTACGTTATCGATTTTAAGCTGGCTAGTTATTCCAATCTGGAAAAAAGTTTATTTATAATCAAAAAAACTGATGTAAAAAAAATATACGAAGAAGGTCTAATACTATTAAAGAGAATTATAGAAGATGCAGAAAATTTATATGCGTATATCAAAGAAAATAAGCTTAAGATCCCATTGGAGGTATATAACTCAACAATTGAAGAAGCACTTCCTGTGTTTTTTGCAAGTTACGACATAAATTATAATGCACACAATACTGTAACTTATGTAGACTATCCTTTAGTTTTCAATGATCTGAAAATGCAGGGAATAATCTATATTAACGATTATCTTAAAAACCTTAACCTGGAAACCAATTTTTGTGGACATTTCAACATTAACGATATTAAAAATGTTTTAAATAATTATGGTCACCTTTATAATATTGACTACAGACAGACCCCCATTAATATATTTGAAATCGTAATTAACAATTCAATATTTTCTGCAATATTAAGTAATAATATAACTGACCTAAATATATCAGAATCACAATATAAAATCTTAAAAGGGATATTTACACAATCAACAGCTTATGAAAATAAAGTTATAATTAATGAGGCCATTAACAAAATTATTGCTAAAATAAAGAATAAAGATAAAAACTTAATTAATTATATTCAACAATATAAGCCACTTCTAATTACTAAAATACTAAACACAATAAAAAATGATAGTCTCCATAACCTTATTATTACAGATAATACAGGGGTAAAAAAAGAAAAGATTGTCTTTTCTTCAAGCAAGAGTATGAGCAATGATATATTCCGCAGTTTAGTTGAAAAAATAAGAAACAGTTCAGATACCGCTGATAAAATAACTATAATAACAAGTAAAGTTAAATCAATGGATGATCTGATTGATATTTTATCTGCTGATTGTTTATATGCAGATGAGTTTAAGGAACTATATAAACAGATCAGTAATGTAGAATTAGCAGTATTAGCCAAAATGATATTTCTTGAAGAAATAAGGGCTGGCCAATTTCATTTAGCTGGTTTAATAGTCAACGAAGATTTTGATGAAGAATGGCAACAGCAATATGTAGAGTTTATTCTTGAATTAAGTAAAATCCAGCAAAGAAAGATTGAACAATTAATAGATAAGATAGAATTATAG
- a CDS encoding AraC family transcriptional regulator, with translation MEGFERINKSIGYLEKNLCSNIEIEKAAKVAGISKFHFQRMFHMLTDVTVSEYIRNRRLTLAAHELLKPKSKVIDVALKYCYSTPESFSKAFKKLHGISPSFVQEKEITLEAYPRFYFQIQVKGNDKIKYKIKEKESFTIIGKEMNASINMKENFERIPIFWDECEKMGLCNKLFESQRDLGILGVCLDINYEKEMLTYLSAVEKTEAKLDDEFDLVERIIPASTWAIFEVIGKMPESIHKLWQRIFSEWFPSTGYQYAKKPDLEAYYLRNPKDFECKAEIWISIE, from the coding sequence ATGGAGGGATTTGAAAGAATTAATAAGAGCATTGGTTATTTAGAAAAAAACCTTTGTAGTAATATTGAAATAGAAAAAGCTGCAAAGGTGGCCGGAATTTCTAAGTTTCATTTTCAGAGAATGTTTCATATGTTGACAGATGTAACTGTATCTGAGTATATTCGTAACCGCAGATTGACATTAGCAGCTCACGAATTATTAAAACCTAAATCAAAAGTAATTGATGTAGCTTTAAAGTATTGTTATTCTACACCAGAATCTTTTTCTAAAGCTTTTAAGAAATTACATGGGATAAGCCCTTCTTTTGTACAGGAAAAGGAGATAACTTTAGAAGCATATCCACGATTTTATTTTCAAATTCAGGTCAAGGGGAATGATAAAATAAAATATAAGATCAAAGAAAAAGAATCTTTTACTATTATTGGTAAAGAAATGAACGCTTCTATAAATATGAAAGAAAACTTTGAGCGTATTCCAATTTTTTGGGATGAGTGCGAAAAAATGGGACTATGTAACAAGCTATTTGAGAGTCAGAGGGATTTAGGAATTCTGGGAGTTTGTTTGGATATTAATTATGAAAAGGAAATGTTAACTTATTTATCGGCGGTAGAAAAAACCGAGGCTAAATTAGACGACGAATTTGATCTAGTGGAAAGAATAATTCCTGCTTCAACTTGGGCAATATTTGAGGTTATAGGTAAAATGCCTGAAAGTATTCATAAACTTTGGCAACGTATATTTTCAGAATGGTTTCCTAGTACAGGATATCAATATGCTAAAAAACCTGATTTAGAAGCTTATTATTTAAGAAATCCAAAAGATTTTGAATGTAAAGCTGAAATTTGGATTTCGATTGAATAA
- a CDS encoding TIGR04076 family protein, with the protein MKKWYDEEFEWEIEVIGFLRGDHTERYCRNGEEIGDKYTCTYGCPVNADGQGICSKAMIIMFPIMEAVRSGGDLENIGGTSKYSKDIVCPDGCVMFRLTAKKLGNENFYKGKFFD; encoded by the coding sequence GTGAAAAAATGGTATGATGAGGAGTTTGAATGGGAAATCGAGGTAATAGGGTTTCTGCGTGGTGACCATACAGAGCGGTATTGTCGAAATGGCGAGGAAATCGGAGATAAGTATACCTGCACCTATGGCTGTCCTGTAAATGCAGATGGACAGGGTATATGCTCCAAAGCAATGATCATTATGTTTCCAATCATGGAGGCTGTCAGAAGTGGTGGGGATTTAGAGAATATCGGCGGAACTAGCAAATATAGCAAAGATATTGTATGTCCAGATGGTTGTGTTATGTTCAGGTTGACGGCAAAGAAACTTGGGAATGAGAATTTTTATAAGGGAAAGTTTTTCGATTAG
- a CDS encoding sialate O-acetylesterase — MKSFLLIGQSNMAGRGFTHEVPPIYNERIMMLRNGRWQMMTEPIHFDRPVAGIGLAASFAEAWCKDNEGEKIGLIPCAEGGSSINEWSIDGTLFRHAMNEAKFAMEDSELVGILWHQGESDSQDGKYKEYYEKILRIFNEIRRELSVPNIPFIIGGLGDYLGKVGFGAGCVEYQLINEELQKYAQGKENCYYVTAKGLTSNPDGIHINAMSQRIFGIRYYEAYHKKEHIYEPLTNEKKLVDKCHNRVNTSAEKTCIALERFTLGRISYEELMKAFS; from the coding sequence ATGAAAGAATTATGATGTTGCGAAATGGCAGATGGCAAATGATGACTGAACCAATTCATTTTGATAGACCAGTTGCGGGCATAGGGCTTGCGGCGTCATTTGCAGAGGCTTGGTGTAAGGATAATGAGGGAGAAAAAATTGGTCTCATTCCATGTGCAGAAGGTGGTAGCTCCATTAATGAGTGGTCGATAGATGGAACATTATTTCGTCACGCAATGAATGAAGCAAAATTTGCAATGGAAGATAGCGAATTGGTAGGAATACTATGGCATCAAGGGGAAAGTGATAGCCAAGATGGAAAATACAAAGAATACTACGAAAAAATATTAAGAATCTTTAATGAAATAAGAAGAGAATTATCCGTACCTAATATTCCATTTATTATAGGTGGTTTAGGCGATTATTTGGGTAAGGTGGGATTTGGTGCAGGGTGTGTGGAATACCAACTCATTAACGAAGAACTTCAAAAATATGCACAGGGTAAAGAAAATTGCTATTATGTTACTGCTAAAGGACTTACATCTAACCCAGACGGTATCCATATAAATGCTATGTCACAGAGAATATTTGGCATAAGATACTATGAAGCGTATCATAAAAAAGAGCATATATATGAACCATTAACAAATGAAAAAAAATTAGTGGATAAATGTCATAATAGAGTGAATACTTCAGCGGAAAAAACATGTATAGCATTAGAAAGATTTACCTTGGGGAGGATTTCCTATGAAGAGTTGATGAAGGCTTTTTCGTAG